A single genomic interval of Candidatus Eisenbacteria bacterium harbors:
- a CDS encoding DUF692 domain-containing protein — translation MAISVPYLGHGVGLRPQHYPAILDDGRRADWFEVISENFMLRGGRPLHVLERVRAERPIVLHGVSLSLGATDPLNDAYLVELRALAARYQPAWISDHLCWGNYGKHYAHDLLPLPYTDEALAHVVGRVQVVQERLGRQMLVENVSSYVAFAHSTMPEWEFLAAVAERADCGILLDVNNIYVSAVNHGFDAYEYLAGIPVGRVGQIHLAGHTDNGTHLLDTHDHPVRAEVWDLYRSAVRRFGRISTLVEWDDHIPPFEDVLTEAERARAAEAEVLVDACARSA, via the coding sequence ATGGCGATCTCGGTTCCCTACCTCGGTCACGGCGTCGGCCTGCGACCGCAGCACTACCCGGCCATCCTCGACGACGGCCGGCGCGCGGATTGGTTCGAGGTCATCTCCGAGAACTTCATGCTGCGCGGCGGGCGCCCGCTCCACGTGCTCGAGCGCGTGCGCGCCGAGCGTCCGATCGTGCTGCATGGCGTGTCGCTCTCGCTCGGCGCGACCGATCCGTTGAACGACGCCTATCTCGTCGAGTTGCGTGCGCTCGCCGCGCGCTATCAGCCGGCATGGATCTCCGATCACCTCTGCTGGGGAAACTACGGCAAGCACTATGCCCACGATCTCCTGCCGCTGCCGTACACCGACGAGGCGCTGGCGCACGTCGTGGGGCGCGTACAGGTGGTCCAGGAGAGGCTCGGGCGGCAGATGCTGGTCGAGAACGTGTCGAGCTACGTCGCGTTCGCGCACTCGACCATGCCCGAGTGGGAGTTCCTCGCGGCGGTCGCCGAGCGCGCCGATTGCGGCATCCTGCTCGACGTCAACAACATCTACGTGTCGGCCGTGAACCACGGCTTCGACGCCTACGAGTATCTGGCGGGCATTCCGGTCGGGCGGGTCGGCCAGATCCATCTCGCCGGCCACACGGACAACGGCACCCACCTGCTCGACACGCACGATCATCCGGTGCGCGCCGAGGTGTGGGACCTCTATCGCTCCGCCGTGCGCCGATTCGGTCGCATCTCCACGCTCGTCGAGTGGGACGACCACATTCCGCCGTTCGAAGACGTTCTCACCGAAGCCGAGCGCGCCCGCGCCGCCGAGGCCGAGGTGCTGGTCGATGCCTGTGCCCGATCTGCGTGA
- the arsS gene encoding arsenosugar biosynthesis radical SAM (seleno)protein ArsS (Some members of this family are selenoproteins.), protein MGLASPIDFEAALAVNGVGGLRRAVPRTLQVNVGKLCNQACHHCHVDAGPKRTEIMAGATADRVLDVLAANPGLETLDLTGGAPELNPGFRRLVERARALGRTVIVRCNLTVVFVEGMAWLPEFYRANQVELVCSLPCYTADNVDKQRGRGVFDGSVRALQLLNDLGYGCAGSPLRLDLVYNPVGAFLPGMQAELEARYHEELRRHFGIEFHALRTITNMPIARFAADLARTGEHDRYMGLLVNHFNTATIPGLMCRHLVSVGWDGKLYDCDFNQMLDLAIGARGPRTIWELDDVRTLEDERIVTGSHCFGCTAGAGSGCGGAIV, encoded by the coding sequence GTGGGCCTTGCCTCCCCGATCGACTTCGAGGCCGCGCTCGCCGTGAACGGGGTCGGCGGGCTCCGTCGCGCGGTGCCGCGCACGCTGCAGGTGAACGTCGGCAAGCTCTGCAACCAGGCCTGCCATCACTGCCACGTCGACGCTGGACCCAAGCGCACGGAGATCATGGCGGGTGCCACAGCCGACCGCGTGCTCGACGTCCTCGCGGCGAACCCGGGGCTCGAAACGCTCGATCTCACCGGCGGCGCGCCCGAGCTGAATCCCGGCTTCCGCCGTCTCGTCGAACGGGCACGTGCGCTCGGCCGGACGGTGATCGTGCGCTGCAACCTGACCGTCGTGTTCGTCGAGGGCATGGCGTGGCTGCCCGAGTTCTATCGGGCGAATCAGGTGGAGCTCGTCTGCTCGCTGCCCTGCTACACGGCGGACAACGTCGACAAGCAGCGCGGCCGCGGCGTGTTCGACGGCAGCGTGCGGGCCCTGCAGCTCCTGAACGACCTGGGGTACGGGTGCGCCGGATCACCGCTGCGGCTGGATCTCGTCTACAATCCCGTCGGCGCGTTCCTGCCCGGCATGCAGGCCGAGCTGGAAGCGCGCTACCACGAGGAGCTCCGGCGCCACTTCGGGATCGAGTTCCACGCGCTCCGCACCATAACCAACATGCCCATCGCCCGTTTCGCGGCGGACCTCGCCCGTACGGGCGAGCACGATCGATACATGGGGCTGCTCGTGAACCACTTCAACACCGCCACCATCCCCGGCCTCATGTGCCGTCACCTCGTGAGCGTCGGATGGGACGGCAAGCTCTACGACTGCGACTTCAACCAGATGCTCGACCTCGCGATCGGCGCCCGGGGCCCCCGGACCATCTGGGAGCTGGACGACGTCCGTACGTTGGAAGACGAGCGCATCGTCACGGGGTCCCACTGCTTCGGCTGCACGGCCGGGGCGGGCTCGGGCTGCGGCGGCGCGATCGTGTAA
- a CDS encoding DNA-binding domain-containing protein: MPVPDLRDIQAGFWRSLHTGEPDAGLVSTVLPTASLEPGARIGIYQDMYVWRLVSVLREDYPKTHEALGEDFDALARRYVVAHPSEHPSVRHLGRHLPAFLAGDELARSRAWLGDLARLELARVNAFDAPDAVAMRATDLCAIAPQEWGDLRFDPIAALEILRCDWPAHEVWAAPERTDVAARPTRLRVWRQDFAVFHAAIDVLEVDALAVLTAGGTFAEICEAVAAHASPEAAAEQAGALLARWIDDGLIAGRRA; the protein is encoded by the coding sequence ATGCCTGTGCCCGATCTGCGTGACATCCAGGCCGGGTTCTGGCGCTCGCTCCACACGGGCGAGCCCGACGCAGGACTCGTCTCGACCGTGCTGCCGACGGCGTCGCTCGAGCCCGGAGCGCGCATCGGGATCTACCAGGACATGTACGTCTGGCGCCTCGTCTCCGTGCTGCGCGAGGACTACCCCAAGACGCACGAGGCGCTCGGCGAGGACTTCGACGCGCTCGCGCGCCGCTACGTCGTGGCGCATCCCTCGGAGCATCCGTCGGTGCGACACCTGGGCCGCCACCTTCCCGCCTTCCTCGCCGGCGACGAGCTCGCAAGATCGCGCGCGTGGCTCGGCGATCTCGCGCGGCTCGAGCTGGCGAGGGTGAACGCCTTCGACGCGCCCGACGCCGTCGCGATGCGGGCCACCGATCTCTGCGCGATCGCACCGCAGGAGTGGGGCGATCTCCGCTTCGACCCGATCGCGGCGCTCGAGATCCTTCGCTGCGACTGGCCCGCCCACGAAGTCTGGGCGGCGCCGGAGCGCACGGACGTCGCTGCGCGGCCGACCCGGCTTCGCGTGTGGCGGCAGGACTTCGCCGTCTTTCACGCCGCGATCGACGTGCTCGAAGTGGACGCGCTCGCCGTCCTCACGGCGGGGGGAACGTTCGCGGAGATCTGCGAAGCCGTGGCCGCACACGCGAGTCCGGAGGCCGCGGCGGAGCAGGCGGGGGCGCTACTCGCGCGCTGGATCGACGACGGGCTCATCGCCGGCCGTCGCGCCTGA
- a CDS encoding AraC family transcriptional regulator ligand-binding domain-containing protein, translated as MRKWADALPMPIAYFQLALRELGPTPQDRSTLSEGTGVSPDETSADITLGQQMRLIRNLNALRPPGWALQVGALFDASTHGPVAFASISAPTLADSLAVIARYAHVRAPWFRFDVRRDARRFTLRVDERVELADEERVPMLEMLLLAIQNLVERVYRLDMRQASFDFAYPSPPYADEYAACFHGPVRFDAADTALSLPAGWLGLKSPLADPVMYEASVRKLDTLARGLDADDYLVTRVEQLVASSRDAGPSLEAAARRLHVSGRTLVRRLQRAGTTYRELVDAQRRERAEALLREPHLDIAEISHALGYGDPANFGRACRRWFGAAPSAYRKRLIG; from the coding sequence ATGCGGAAGTGGGCCGACGCGCTGCCGATGCCGATCGCGTACTTCCAGCTCGCCCTGCGCGAGCTCGGCCCGACGCCGCAAGACCGGTCCACACTGAGCGAGGGCACGGGTGTCTCGCCGGACGAGACGAGTGCCGACATCACCCTCGGGCAGCAGATGCGACTGATCCGCAACCTGAACGCGCTCCGCCCCCCGGGATGGGCCCTCCAGGTGGGCGCGCTCTTCGACGCGTCGACGCACGGGCCGGTCGCATTCGCCTCCATCAGCGCGCCCACGCTGGCCGACAGCCTCGCCGTCATCGCGCGGTACGCGCACGTTCGCGCGCCGTGGTTCCGCTTCGACGTCCGGCGCGATGCGCGGCGCTTCACGCTCCGCGTCGACGAGCGCGTGGAGCTGGCGGACGAAGAGCGTGTCCCGATGCTCGAGATGCTGCTGCTCGCCATCCAGAACCTCGTCGAGCGCGTGTACCGGCTCGACATGCGCCAGGCGTCGTTCGACTTCGCGTACCCGTCTCCGCCGTACGCAGACGAATACGCGGCGTGCTTTCATGGGCCGGTGCGCTTCGACGCCGCGGACACCGCGCTGTCGCTGCCGGCGGGCTGGCTCGGGCTCAAGTCCCCCCTGGCGGACCCGGTGATGTACGAAGCGTCGGTCCGCAAGCTCGACACGCTCGCGCGCGGTCTCGACGCCGACGACTATCTCGTGACGCGGGTCGAGCAGCTCGTCGCATCGAGCCGCGACGCCGGTCCGTCGCTCGAAGCCGCCGCGCGGCGCCTGCACGTGTCCGGCCGGACGCTCGTCCGCCGGCTCCAGCGCGCGGGCACGACGTATCGCGAGCTGGTCGACGCGCAGCGCCGCGAGCGCGCCGAAGCGCTCCTGCGCGAGCCGCATCTCGACATCGCCGAGATCAGCCACGCGCTCGGCTACGGCGATCCGGCCAACTTCGGCCGGGCCTGCCGGCGCTGGTTCGGCGCGGCGCCGAGCGCATATCGCAAGCGCCTGATCGGCTGA
- a CDS encoding DUF4136 domain-containing protein — translation MGVHGWVRRFVAALAVVTCTACGLAPAAPVKIQVAAETLPWANVSGYRTYRWWLPPIDQSSGYSEREKLIDWYVRSAVDRELAARGYVPDTVGKPDFVVRYNIKLQEDSTSSFKDYLSYRAEGGGKDMGDAFMGYERGTLTIEIVDVASRRVAWRAAATAVIESDARGKRIEPAVQQMFERYPVPPR, via the coding sequence GTGGGGGTGCACGGGTGGGTTCGACGGTTCGTCGCCGCGCTCGCCGTCGTCACGTGCACCGCCTGCGGGCTCGCCCCCGCGGCGCCCGTGAAGATCCAGGTCGCCGCCGAAACGCTCCCGTGGGCGAACGTCTCGGGCTACCGCACCTACCGGTGGTGGCTGCCGCCGATCGACCAGAGCAGCGGCTACAGCGAGCGCGAGAAGCTGATCGACTGGTACGTGCGCAGCGCCGTCGACCGCGAGCTCGCCGCGCGCGGCTACGTGCCGGACACGGTGGGCAAGCCCGACTTCGTCGTCCGCTACAACATCAAGCTCCAGGAGGATTCGACCTCCTCGTTCAAGGACTACCTCTCCTACCGCGCCGAAGGCGGCGGCAAGGACATGGGCGACGCCTTCATGGGCTACGAGCGGGGCACGCTCACGATCGAGATCGTCGACGTCGCCTCACGCCGCGTCGCCTGGCGCGCGGCCGCGACCGCGGTCATCGAGAGCGACGCGCGCGGCAAGCGCATCGAGCCCGCGGTGCAGCAGATGTTCGAACGCTACCCGGTCCCGCCGCGCTGA
- a CDS encoding cytochrome c3 family protein encodes MSRKTKRSRPAAAPPAPPPGRGRMLAAVAVVALIVAVALVARRANEPSGDAHRAPAPEPPTPAAYVGRQVCAECHADQAQRWQGSHHDLAMQVADDRTALGNFDGTSFTYAGVTSYFYRRGGKPFVYTDGPDGAMREYAVAYTFGVDPLQQYLVPMPGGRYQALSIAWDSRPAASGGQRWFHLYPNDTIGHDDVLHWTRPSQNWNDRCARCHSTDLRKGYRLDGDRYETTWSELDVSCEACHGPASTHVAKARAKASPAEIRAALGVRLGDPEPATWVFEGPSGIAHRTPARTSHEEVETCAPCHTRRGEIGDAAVPGRPLLDGYRPALLETGLYFADGQIEDEVYEYGSFLQSAMFRAGVTCSDCHDPHSLKLRAPGNGVCLQCHAPEKYDVAAHHRHAPDSGAQCASCHMPTRTYMVVDPRRDPSIRIPRPDLSVSLGTPNACNGCHADKSPQ; translated from the coding sequence GTGAGCAGGAAGACGAAGCGATCGCGTCCGGCCGCGGCACCGCCGGCCCCGCCGCCCGGCCGCGGGCGCATGCTGGCCGCGGTGGCCGTGGTCGCGCTGATCGTGGCCGTCGCGCTCGTCGCGCGCCGCGCGAACGAGCCGTCGGGCGACGCGCACCGAGCGCCGGCGCCCGAGCCTCCCACGCCCGCGGCCTACGTCGGCCGCCAGGTCTGCGCGGAATGCCACGCCGACCAGGCGCAGCGCTGGCAGGGGTCGCATCACGATCTCGCCATGCAGGTGGCCGACGATCGGACGGCGCTCGGCAACTTCGACGGCACGTCGTTCACGTACGCCGGCGTGACGTCGTACTTCTACCGTCGTGGCGGGAAGCCGTTCGTCTACACCGACGGCCCGGACGGGGCGATGCGCGAGTACGCCGTTGCGTACACGTTCGGCGTCGACCCGCTCCAGCAATACCTCGTCCCGATGCCCGGCGGCCGCTACCAGGCGCTGTCGATCGCATGGGATTCGCGACCCGCGGCGTCGGGCGGACAGCGCTGGTTCCATCTCTACCCGAACGACACGATCGGGCACGACGACGTGCTCCACTGGACGCGGCCCAGCCAGAACTGGAACGACCGCTGCGCACGCTGCCATTCCACCGATCTCCGCAAGGGCTACCGGCTCGACGGCGATCGCTACGAGACCACTTGGTCCGAGCTCGACGTGTCCTGCGAAGCCTGTCACGGGCCCGCCTCGACGCACGTGGCAAAGGCGCGCGCGAAAGCGTCGCCCGCCGAGATCCGCGCGGCGCTCGGGGTCCGGCTGGGCGACCCGGAGCCCGCGACGTGGGTCTTCGAGGGACCGAGCGGCATCGCGCACCGTACGCCGGCGCGGACTTCGCACGAGGAAGTCGAGACCTGCGCCCCGTGCCACACGCGACGCGGCGAAATCGGTGACGCCGCCGTCCCCGGGCGGCCGCTCCTCGACGGGTACCGACCTGCGCTGCTCGAGACGGGTCTCTACTTCGCCGACGGTCAGATCGAGGACGAGGTGTACGAGTACGGCTCGTTCCTGCAGAGCGCGATGTTCCGCGCCGGCGTCACCTGCAGCGATTGCCACGATCCCCACAGCTTGAAGTTGCGCGCCCCCGGAAATGGGGTCTGTCTCCAGTGTCATGCGCCGGAGAAATACGACGTTGCCGCCCACCATCGACACGCGCCGGACTCCGGCGCGCAATGCGCCTCCTGTCACATGCCGACCCGCACCTATATGGTCGTCGATCCGCGCCGCGATCCTAGCATCCGGATCCCTCGCCCCGACCTCAGCGTCTCTCTGGGCACGCCCAACGCCTGCAACGGCTGCCACGCCGACAAGTCGCCGCAATAG
- a CDS encoding ferritin-like domain-containing protein, with protein MTTQNLYARPTEGTEWNAPQRFDASFRWEYQDGREKLLNLYEKGKRLQWNANERIDWSQELDPENPSGLPDETVPIFGSPVWDRLTAKEKANLRRHFQAWQLSQFLHGEQGALVCTAKIVQQVPSMDAKFYAATQVIDEARHVEAYSRLLHEKFELAYPINPHLQKLIEQTLADSRWDFTYLGMQVLIEGVALAAFGLIRDQSTNPLAASVNAYVMQDEARHVAFGRLALRDYYPHLTQKERDEREEFAVEGCYLLRDRFLGEEVWETLGLPVDECTKYTDRSELLRIYRSSLFTRIVPTVKEIGLWGPRIQKAYADMGVIGFADVDLEAVATHDEQVGEDFDRRREIARVAATAA; from the coding sequence ATGACGACGCAAAACCTGTACGCACGACCGACCGAGGGCACGGAGTGGAACGCGCCGCAGCGATTCGATGCCAGCTTCCGCTGGGAGTACCAGGACGGCCGCGAGAAGCTCCTCAACTTGTACGAGAAGGGCAAGCGGCTGCAGTGGAACGCCAACGAGCGGATCGACTGGTCGCAGGAGCTGGACCCGGAAAACCCTTCCGGGCTTCCCGACGAGACGGTGCCGATCTTCGGCTCGCCCGTGTGGGATCGGCTGACGGCCAAGGAGAAGGCGAACCTGCGCCGGCACTTCCAGGCCTGGCAGCTCTCGCAGTTCCTGCACGGCGAGCAGGGAGCGCTCGTGTGCACGGCCAAGATCGTGCAGCAGGTTCCGAGCATGGACGCGAAGTTCTACGCCGCGACGCAGGTGATCGACGAGGCGCGGCACGTGGAGGCCTATTCGCGCCTCCTGCACGAGAAGTTCGAGCTGGCCTATCCGATCAATCCCCACCTCCAGAAGCTGATCGAGCAGACGCTCGCCGACTCGCGGTGGGACTTCACGTACCTCGGCATGCAGGTGCTGATCGAGGGCGTGGCCTTGGCCGCGTTCGGCCTCATCCGTGACCAGTCGACGAACCCGCTCGCGGCGTCGGTCAACGCCTACGTCATGCAGGACGAGGCGCGGCACGTCGCGTTCGGTCGCCTCGCGCTGCGCGACTACTATCCGCACTTGACGCAGAAGGAACGCGACGAGCGCGAGGAGTTCGCGGTCGAGGGCTGCTACCTGCTCCGCGATCGCTTCCTCGGCGAGGAGGTGTGGGAGACGCTGGGCCTGCCCGTGGACGAGTGCACCAAGTACACCGATCGCTCCGAGCTCCTGCGCATCTACCGCTCGAGCCTCTTCACCCGCATCGTGCCGACGGTGAAGGAGATCGGTCTCTGGGGCCCGCGGATCCAGAAGGCCTACGCCGACATGGGCGTGATCGGCTTCGCCGACGTGGATCTCGAGGCGGTCGCGACGCACGACGAGCAGGTGGGCGAGGATTTCGATCGCCGTCGCGAGATCGCGCGCGTCGCGGCGACGGCGGCCTGA
- a CDS encoding TetR/AcrR family transcriptional regulator, whose translation MRPVAPAVRHQRPSRGRPPTPGLREAILAAAQGVFTRRDYHEVQMDGVARACGVGKGTIYRYFRTKRELYLAVMFGGIERLRAELEAAVRTRESPVAKIEHVVRRTLGYFWDQRHFFALIHRNEHRPDDDARDWVLQRARLVRPVQSAIDQAIAGGHVRRMDSRLATEMLFGMMRAASRYRGRDDDLETLVATVVDVFLHGTGKRGAARPSARVA comes from the coding sequence ATGCGCCCCGTCGCCCCAGCCGTCCGCCACCAGCGCCCTTCGCGCGGGCGTCCCCCCACCCCCGGTCTTCGCGAGGCGATCCTGGCCGCTGCTCAGGGCGTCTTCACGCGGCGCGACTACCACGAGGTGCAGATGGACGGCGTCGCGCGCGCCTGCGGTGTCGGCAAGGGTACCATCTACCGGTACTTCCGCACCAAGCGCGAGCTGTATCTCGCGGTCATGTTCGGCGGCATCGAGCGGCTGCGCGCGGAGCTCGAAGCGGCGGTACGAACCCGGGAGTCGCCGGTCGCGAAGATCGAGCACGTCGTGCGACGCACGCTCGGCTACTTCTGGGACCAGCGGCATTTCTTCGCCCTCATCCATCGCAACGAGCACCGCCCCGACGACGACGCGCGCGACTGGGTCCTGCAGCGCGCGCGCCTCGTCCGGCCGGTGCAGAGTGCGATCGACCAGGCGATCGCCGGCGGGCACGTCCGCCGGATGGATTCGCGGCTGGCGACCGAGATGCTCTTCGGCATGATGCGCGCCGCCAGCCGCTACCGCGGACGCGACGACGACCTCGAAACGCTCGTCGCGACCGTCGTCGACGTCTTCCTGCACGGGACCGGCAAGCGCGGCGCGGCGCGGCCGAGCGCGAGGGTGGCGTAG
- a CDS encoding DUF3313 domain-containing protein: protein MRRPLVLVLLVVAACAPARQPTPKSAPPEMSGFLDDYAILQPGGPGEADLRYRNPNADWKKYDKALFEPVTIWRSGRKSLDEIPEADLQRLAIGQSAAVKACLRKEIQLVDQPGPGTMRIRLALTLAKGDDPVLDVYTMVGGKPAKGTAQRPLAPTTRAFVAAAAIEGEVSDSVTREVLAEGVNRSFAHQSRHDHPETWEDVDENFQHWATWLCGRLRAVREGQPSAPAP, encoded by the coding sequence ATGCGGCGTCCCCTCGTGCTCGTGCTCCTCGTCGTGGCTGCGTGCGCGCCGGCTCGTCAGCCGACGCCGAAGAGCGCGCCGCCGGAGATGTCGGGGTTCCTCGACGACTATGCGATCCTCCAGCCGGGCGGACCCGGCGAAGCCGATCTGCGCTATCGTAACCCGAACGCCGATTGGAAGAAGTACGACAAGGCGCTGTTCGAGCCGGTGACCATCTGGCGCAGCGGGCGGAAGTCCCTCGACGAGATTCCCGAGGCCGACCTCCAGCGTCTCGCGATCGGCCAGAGCGCGGCAGTGAAGGCTTGCCTGCGCAAGGAGATCCAGCTGGTCGACCAGCCCGGTCCGGGCACGATGCGCATCCGGCTCGCGCTGACGCTGGCCAAGGGGGACGACCCGGTGCTCGACGTCTACACGATGGTCGGCGGCAAGCCGGCGAAAGGGACCGCGCAGCGGCCGCTCGCCCCGACCACCCGCGCGTTCGTCGCCGCCGCCGCGATCGAGGGCGAGGTCAGCGATTCCGTGACGCGCGAGGTGCTCGCCGAAGGCGTCAACCGCTCGTTCGCGCATCAGTCGCGGCATGACCATCCCGAGACGTGGGAGGACGTCGACGAGAACTTCCAGCACTGGGCCACGTGGCTGTGCGGCCGGCTGCGGGCCGTGCGCGAGGGGCAGCCGAGCGCCCCCGCGCCGTGA